The Amycolatopsis sp. DG1A-15b genome contains the following window.
TTCACCAATTCCGAACGGCGGGTCCAGCGCGTCCGCAAGGCCCTCGAGCCGCCGGAAGGCGCGCGTGACGACATCGAACTGCTGTCGGAGCTCGCCCGCCGGCTCGGCCACGACTGGCACTACACCGGCGGCGAAGAGGTCTGGGACGAGCTGCGGTCGCTGTCGCCGATGCACGCCGGGATGTCCTACGCGCGCCTCGAAGAGCTCGGCGGCATCCCATGGCCGTGCTACTCCGAAGACACCCTCGAGCCGACGTTCCTGCACGCCCGGCTGTGGGCCGCGGACCCGGCCGAACGCGGCCGGCCGGCGCCGTTCACGGTGCTCGAGCACAGCCCGCCGGTCGACCTGCTCACCGAGGAGTTCCCGATCCGGCTCACCACCGGCCGGCGGCTGGACTCCTACAACACCGGCGTCCAGTCGAGCGGGTTCCCCTCGCCACTGCGGCACGGGGAGACCCTCGACCTCTGCCCCGGGGACGCCCGCGCCCTCGGCGTCGAACCCGGCGAACTGGTCCGGATCTCGTCCCGGCGGGGCGCGATCGTCGCGCCGGTGCGGCTCGACAAGGGCCTGAAGCCGGGGCTCGCGTTCATGACCTTCCACTTCCCGGACGAGGTCGACGTCAACGTCATCACCATCGAAGCCACCTGCCCGATCGCCGGAACCGCCGAGTACAAGGCGGCGGCGATCCGCGTCGACAAGCTGCCGGTGGAGGTCTGAAGTGGACCTCAAACTGCTGGACGCCGTCGCGTCGCACGAAGAACGGGCGGCGGTCGCCGGGTTCGCCGGTGGCGGCCGTGACCAGCTGCTCCCCGCCCTGCACGCCGTCAACGACCGGGTCGGCTGGATCAGCCAGGGCGCGCTGAACCTCATCTGCGAGACGCTGCACGTGCCGCCCGCGGACGCCTACGGCGTGGCGAGCTTCTACTCGCTGTTCGCCCTGGAGGAACGCCCGGCGCGGGTGGTGCACGTGTGCACCGACCTGGCCTGCCGGCTCACCGGCGCGGAGACGGTGTGCGACGTCCTCACCGAGCACGTCGGCGCCGCGGGGAAGGCGCGCGGCGGGGTCACGTGGCTGCGAAGCCCGTGCCTCGGTGTCTGCGAACGGGCCCCCGCGGCGCTGACGTTCCAGGCCGGCGACCCGGCGACGACCGAGCTGCTCGCCCCGGCGACCGGCGCGTCGGCCGTGCTCGCCGCCGGGCGGGAGCCGGTGGCGGGCCAGGGCGCGCCGCCGGTGATCCACCAGAAGGACGGGCTGCGGTTGCTGCGCCGAGTCGGTGTCGTCGATCCGGCCGGTTTGGACGACTACCGCGCGTCCGGCGGCTACGCGGCGCTGCGGAACGCCCTGCGGATGGGCCAGGCCGCGGTGATCCGCGAGGTCACCGACGCCGGCCTGCTCGGCCGCGGCGGAGCCGCGTTCCCGACCGGGCGCAAGTGGGCGGCCACCGCCGCCCAGCCCGCCGGGCCGCACTACCTGGTGTGCAACGCCGACGAGAGCGAACCCGGCACGTTCAAGGACCGCGTGCTGCTCGAAGGCGACCCGTTCGCGCTGGTGGAGTCCATGACGATCGCGGCGTACGCGATCGGCGCCACCCAGGGGTTCGTCTACCTCCGCGGCGAGTACCCGCGGGCGCTGCGGCTGCTGCGGAACGCCCTCGACGTCTGCCGCGAACGCGGGTTCCTCGGCACCGACGTCATGGGCCACGAGGGGTTCTCGTTCGACATCGGGATCCGGCGCGGCGCGGGCGCCTACATCTGCGGCGAAGAGACCGCCATCTTCAACTCGATCGAGGGCTTCCGCGGGGAACCCCGGACGAAGCCGCCGTTCCCGGTCGAACAGGGGCTGTTCGGCAAGCCGACCGTGGTGAACAACGTCGAGACGCTGGTGAACGTGCCGCTGATCCTCACCGAAGGCGCGGCCGCGTACCGGGCGATCGGCACGGAAGCCTCGGCCGGGCCGAAGCTGTTCTGCCTGTCCGGCAACGTCGTGCGGCCCGGCGTCTACGAGGTGCCGTTCGGGGCGACGCTGCGGGAACTGCTCGCCATGGCCGGGGGAGTGCCGGAAGGCCGGTCGCTGCGGGCGGTGCTGCTGGGCGGCGCGGCCGGCGGGTTCGTCCGGCCGGACGAGCTGGATCTGCCGCTGACGTTCGAGGACGCGCGGGCGGCGAAGACGACGCTCGGCTCGGGTGTCGTCCTGGTCCTCGACGACCTCGCCGACCTCGGCGGCTTCCTGCTGCGGATCGCGGAGTTCTTCCGCGACGAGTCGTGCGGCCAGTGCGTCCCGTGCCGGATCGGGACGGTGCGGCAGGAGGAAGCGATCCGCCGTGTCCTGGCCTCCGGTTCGGCGGAGCGGCCGCTGCTGCGCGAGGTGGGCGGGGTCATGCGGGACTCGTCGATCTGCGGGCTCGGCCAGACCGCGTGGAACGCCATCGAGTCCGCCATCGACCGGCTGGGAGCACTCAAGTGACCAGCGACGACACACGTTTCTCCGTGGAGGAGCTATGGCCACAGTGGACATCGGAATCCCCAAGCGGCTGGTCGAGTTCACCGTGGACGGTGAGACGGTCCGCGTACCCGAAGGCTCGACGATTCTCGACGCGTGCACGGCGGCGGGCAAGGCGATCCCGACGTTGTGCTACGGCGACACCCTGGAACCGGCGAACGCGTGCCGCGTCTGCATGGTCGAAGTCGAGGGCGCACGGACGCTGGTGCCGTCGTGCTCGCGCAAGGCCGAGCCGGGCATGGTGGTGCGCACCGACTCCGAGCGCACCCGCACCAGCCGCAAAGTCGTCCTCGAACTCCTGGCTTCGGCGACGGACCTGTCGACCACACCGGGCGTCGCGGAGTGGCTGGCGGAAACCGGCGCGGACCCGGACCGCTTCGGCCCGGACGCGGCGACGGTGGCGCAGCCGGCCCTGGTCGACAACGAGCTCTACGTCCGGGACTACGGGAAGTGCATCCTCTGCTACAAGTGCGTCGACGCGTGCGGCGAGCAGTGGCAGAACTCGTTCGCGATCACCGTGGCCGGCCGGGGCTTCGACGCCCGGATCTCGACGGAGTTCTCGAACCCGTTGCCGGACAGCGCCTGCGTGTACTGCGGCAACTGCGTCGAGGTCTGCCCGACCGGGGCGCTGAGCTTCAAACGCGAGTACGACAAGCGCGAAGACGGCACCTGGGACGAGGAGCGTCAGACGGCCACGACCACCATCTGCACGTTCTGCGGGGTCGGCTGCACTGTGACCCTGCACGTCCAGGACAACGAGATCGTCAAGGTGACTTCCCCGCACGAGAGCTCGGTGACGCACGGCAACCTCTGCATCAAGGGCCGCTTCGGCTGGCAGCACGTCCAGAACAGGTGAAAACCCCGCGGCAGCGGCGCAGGGCACCTGGAGACATTTGCCCGGAATGTCTCCGACCGGCCACCTTCCGTAAGACTGCAGTGCCATTGCAGCGGACGCTGCCAAGCTCCCGACGATCGCAGTCGTTCTCGACGAGGGGGAGAGCCACGATGGCCAATACAAGAGTCCGGAACCGAGCCGGCTCGGTTCCGTTCAGCCGTGTGAAGGCGGCCGCGGCCGTGACCGCGGTCGTGGGGGCGACCGTCCTGGCCGGGGCGCCGATCGCCACCGCGGCACCCGCCACGACCACCGGCGACCCGTCCAGCTCGATCGACCCGGTCCTCCGCTACGGTGCGACCTACGCCGCCGGCATGCTGCGCTGGCACCAACGGTCCGTCGACGTCGACTACTTGTTCAAGGCCAGCAACTGCCGCCGGCTCTACGTCTACGCCTACGACGCCAACTGGAAGCGCTGGCCGGCGAGGAGCACCAGCCTGCACTGCAACGACGTGACCTCCAGCACGATCAACGTGCCCGTCGACATCGCCGGCGGCCCCCGCTGGGTCGATCTCTGCTTCAGGGACGAAACCGACAGTGAGCAGCAGCTGGCCTGCGAGGGGTACTTGCACCCTTGACCGGTCACGTTCGGTGACACCCGTGTCGGTCACTTCCGTCCCGGCAACCCATGAGAACGCACGAACCGAGGGGAACACATGCGCAGGGTGAAAGCAGGCGTCCTGACCGCGATGGTGATCGGGGCCTTCTCGATCGCCCAGACGCCCGCGGACGCGGCACCGGCAGGGGTGCTGGCCTCCTACCAGGGCACGACCATCGATCTCGGCAAAGGCTGGGCCGACGCCGAGGTCTGCGCCGAGTTCGCGGTGGGCGACGTCCGCTGTTTCCGGACTCCGCAGGAATTCGCGGCCACCACGGGCCGCTTCGGTCCCGCCGCGGCCGAAGACTGCCCGTTCACCTGGGTGTGCCTGTGGGAGAACATCAACCACACCGGTAAGCGCCTGCAGTGGAACCTGCCGGGCAAGAAGAAACTGGAAGACTGGAAGTTCCGCGACATGGCCAGCAGCGCCGCGGTGCACCGGCCGCAGGGCGGCGCCACCCTGGTCAACTACTCCATCGGGCTGGACGGTCGGGCGTACCTGGCCGCGAACGGCATCTACTCCGACTTCCGCGACTTCGGGTGGAACGACAAGACCGACGAGATCCAGGTCGGCTGACGATGGCCGACGAGATGGTCAGACAGGCCCAGCGCTTCGTCAACGACGTCTACGGCAGCCGGATCGGGATGACGGTCGAGGAGGACGGCCTCACCAAGTGGAAGGTCATGTACGCGCTGACCCGCGCGCTGCAGTGGCAGCTGGGCATCTCGCCGGTGTCGGACAGCTTCGGGCCGACCACGCTGTCCACGCTCACGGCGAAGTACCCGAAGCTGAACTTCGGCACGATGCCTTCGGCGGACTTCTGCCGGATCATCCAGTCGGCGCTGTACTGCAAAGGCTACGACGGCGACGGCATCAACGGCGCCTACGGTCCCCGCGTCCAGGCCGCGGTGACGAAGCTCAAGGAGGACATGGGCGTCGGAACGGTGTTCCCCGGCAGCGACCTGACACCGAAGGTGTTCAAAGCGCTGTTGACCATGGATGCCTACGTCAACGTCAACTCCGGTTCGGCGACGGTCCGCGAGATCCAGCAGTGGCTGAACGGACGCTACATCGGCCGCCGCGACTTCTTCGTCATCCCCTGCGACGGCCACCATTCGCGGGACGTGGCCAAGTCGGTCCTGTTCGCGATCCAGTACGAGCTGGGCATGGCCGACGGGACCGCCAACGGCGTGTTCGGTCCCGGCACGCAGGCGGGGCTGAAGCAGCACCCGGTCTCCCTCGGCAACACGGGAATCTGGGTGTGGCTGTTCTCGGCGGCGATGGTGTTGAACGCGCGGCCGGTCGACTTCACCGGCACGTTCGATTCCTCGGTGGGCAGCGCCGTGCAGGCGTTCCAGTCGTTCGCGAAGCTCACGGTGTCCGGAACCGGTGACTTCCCGACGTGGGCATCGCTGCTGGTCTCGTTCGGTGATCAAACCCGCAACGGCGAGGCGTGCGACGGTGTCACCAAGATCACCGATGCCCGTGCGGCAACGCTGAAGGCACAAGGGATCAGGTACGTCGGTCGCTACCTCACCGCGCTGAGCACGGCCTCCCCGGAGAAACCGATCCAGCCGGGAGAACTGCAGACCATCGCCGCCAACGGCCTGCGGTGCTTCCCGATCTACCAGACGTTCGGGCGCGACGCGGCAAGCTTCGGCTACGCGGCCGGCCGGGCCGCGGGCTACGCCGCGATGAACGCGGCGCAGGACCACGGGTTCCGGAACGGCACGCGGATCTTCTTCTCCGTCGACTTCGACGCCCTCGACGACGACGTGACCTTGAACGTCCTGCCGCACTTCAAGGGCATCGTGGATTCCCTGGCCGACGCCGGCAACCCGTATCTGGTGGGTATCTACGGCCCGCGCAACGTGTGCTCGCGGGTCGCGGCCGCCGGGCACTCGACGGCGAGCTTCGTGTCGGACATGTCCAGGGGCTTCTCCGGCAACCTGGGTTACCCGCTGCCGGAGGACTGGGCGTACGACCAGATCGTGACGCGCGTGATCGGTTCCGGGGACGGCTCGATCCAGATCGACGTCGACGTCGCTTCGGGCCGTGACATCGGGCAGAACTCGTTCGACCCGCCGCGCACCTTCGTACCGGACACCCGGCTGGCGACGGAGGTGTACCCGGCGCTGGAACTCGACGTCGGAAAGTACATGGAGTCCATCGGGTTCCCGAACAACGGTGGCGTGCGGAACTTCACGCACGAGGGATGCCTGCGAACCACCGTGCTGGACCACGACGACGTCATCACCGAGCTGTCGAACCGGTACGGCATGCGCAAGGCACTGATCCAGGCGTCGGCGTACTGGGAGATGCGGCACTGGGACGCGGCCGACGACGCCGTCGATGTGTTGGTCGTGGCTTACCACGACCCTCAGCCGGGCCTGCCGCCCCCACCGAATGGGCCGAGGGACTCGTCGACGGGAATCGCCCAGATCTTCGGGGCCACCGCGATCCTGGCGTGGAACCACTGCATCACCAAGGGGGTGGCCACCGGCCCGATCCGGGACACCGCCGACGACGACGACATCTACGCCGCCTGGAGGCAGGTCAGGAACGACGAATACGCGCTCCGGACCGTCGCGATGGCCCACATCTGGGGTGCGGACGGCAAACCGGGCGGCCGGAATCCGCCGGACGGCGAGACGGTGCTGCGGCCGATCGCGTTGAACTACACCGAGTGGGAGATCTTCGAGATCCTGCGCCGCTACCAGGGCTGGGGCAAGGAGGCGGAGGAGCACGCGGGGCAGCGCATGGCGCTGTACCACATCCTCGAGAAGTACAACGGCATCTCGCGGCACCGATGAGGAAGGAGGAGCAGACGTGAATCCCTTGCGACGCCGGACGTTCCTCATCGCCGCGGCGATGGCCGGAGCAACCGTGGTACTGGCACCGGCCTCGCCGGCGGACGCCGGAACGGACCAGTGGGAAGAGGAGAGCAAGCGCCGGCAGCCGAAGCGGAACGACGTGCTGACCGGAGTGCCGTCGCACAACGGCTGGGAGATGGAAAAGGTCGCCGACGGCCGCGGGAACATCCACACGCGCCCGGTGCCCGGCACCCCGCTGTCCGGGGTGCAGCTGCGCATCGGCGTGGTGGACGCGGTGCTGGCGCACGTCATCCACCGGTTCCACTGCGACGTGGACGAACTGCGCGACGGCGACGTGACCGGCTGGTGCCCTCCGGCCGCGGTCAAGCCGGCACTGCCCGAGTCGAACCTGGCTTCGGGGACGGCGGTCAGGATCCGGGCGGGTCACTACCCGCCGGGCTCCCGCGGCGGCTTCTACGCCCCGCAGGTCGCCGCGATCCACGGGATCATCGCCGACCTGGGCGGCACCGTGCGCTGGGGCGGCGACGACGCAGCCGTGGACGAGGCGTTGTTCTACATCGATGTCCGACCCGATGACCACGAGCTGCCGCGGACGGCGCTCCGGGTCCGTCCGCTGTAGGGGGCAGAGGACTGATCTGAGGTCCGCCAAGGAGGTCCGGACGGCTACTGGCCGTCCGGACCTCCTTGGCGTGTTTTCACGCCGGGCCGGCTCGAGCGCGCGCCGGCTCGCCGTTGACCCCGGGACGCACCGCGAGTTATTCTCGATATGCGAAAGAAAGATTCCGTATAGCGAAATTCGAGGTCGCGATGCCTGAAGAGGGGCACTCCCTGCCGTACGTCGCCAACCTGTCGATCCTGTTCAAGGAGGTCCCGCTCCTCGACCGCGCGGCCGCCGCGCGGGACGCCGGGTTCACCGATGTCGAGTACTGGTGGCCGTTCGACTCCGCGGTGCCCGCCCGGGAAGACGTGGACGCGTTCGTCGAGAGCCTCGACGGAGTCCGGCTGCGCGGGCTGAACTTCTACGCCGGGGACATGGCGGCGGGGGAGCGGGGCCTGGTCTCGTGGATCGGCCGGGAGACCGAGTTCGCCGACAGCCTCGCCGTCGCCCTCGGCATCGCCGAACGCACCGGCTGCCGCAGCTTCAACGCGCTCTACGGCAACCGGCTCGACGGCGAAGACCCGGCCAAGCAGGACGACCTGGCCCGCGTCCACCTGGACAAGGCCGCCGACGCCGCCGCCCGGATCGGGGCACAACTGGTCCTCGAACCGCTCTCCGGCGCGGACCGCTACCCGCTCAAGACCGCCGCGGACGCCGTGGCCGTGCTCGACGACCTCGGGCGCGGGAACGTGCGGCTGCTGGCCGACCTCTACCACCTGGCAGTCAACGGAGACGACCTCGACGCCCTGGTCACGGTGCACACACCGCGGATCGGGCACGTGCAGGTCGCCGACGCGCCCGGCCGCCACCAGCCCGGTACCGGTGAACTGGACATCGACGGGTACCTCGGGAAGCTCCAGAACGCGGGTTACGACGGGTTCGTCGGGATCGAGTACATCCCGGACCCCGACACCGTCACGTCGCTGGGCTGGCTGCCGAAAACCCGAAGGGGACGAGCATGAAACTGGGATTCATCGGACTGGGCGTGATGGGCGCCCCGATGGCCGCACACCTGGTCGCGGCCGGCCACGACGTCAGCGGCTACGACGTCACCGCGGCCGCGGGGGAGAAGCTCGAGTCCGCGGGCGGACGCGCCGCGACCGGCGTCGCCGACGCGGTGGCGGGCGCGGACGTCGTGATCACGATGCTGCCGAACCACCCGCACGTCGAAGAGGTGGTGCTGGCCGCGGGTGGCGTGCTGGAGAGCGCCGAGCCGGGCACGCTCCTGATCGACATGAGCACCATCCGGCCGGAGACGTCGATCGCGATCGCCCAGGCCGCGCAGGACAAGAAGATCGGCGTGCTCGACGCCCCCGTCTCGGGCGGGCAGGCCGGCGCCGAGCAGGCGTCGCTGTCCATCATGGTCGGTGGCCTCGAAGAGGACTTCCAGGCCGCCAAGCCGGTCCTGGACGCGGTCGGCAAGACCGTCGTGCACGTCGGGCCGCACGGCGCCGGCCAGGTGGTGAAGGCGGCCAACCAGCTCGTCGTGGGCGGGATCTACGGCCTCGTGGCGGAGGCGATCGTGCTGCTCGAAGCGTCCGGTGTGGACGCCGCAGTCGGGCTCGACGTGCTCGCCGGCGGCCTGGCGGGCAGCCGGATCCTCGAGCTCAAGCGCAAGTCCATGGTGGACCGCCGGTTCGCGCCCGGCTTCCGGATCGACCTGCACCACAAGGACATGGGGATCGCGCTGGCCGCCGCCCGGCAGGCCGACGTCGCGCTCCCGCTCACCGGGCTGGTCGCCCAGCTCGTCGCCGCCGGCCGCGCCATGGGCCACGGCTCCCTGGACCACTCGGCCTTGCTGAAGGTCGTCGAACAGTTGTCGGGCCGCGTCCCGGCGGAGGTGTGACATGCCCAGAATCCCCGCGATGCAGGCGGTCGTCGACGTCCTGGAGAGCGAAGGCGTCGACACCGTCTTCGGCTGCCCCGGCGCCGCGATCCTCCCGCTGTATAACGCCCTACAAGGCCGGGCGATCGAGCACCTGATCGTCCGCCACGAAGAGGGCGCGACGCACATGGCCGACGGCTGGGCCAGGACGAACGGCAACGTCGGCGTCGCCATCGGCACGTCCGGGCCGGCCGGCACGAACATGATCACCGGGCTCTACACCGCGCACGCGGACTCGATCCCGATGATCTGCATCACCGGCCAGGCGGCGACCACCAAACTGCACCAGGAAGCCTTCCAGGCCGTCGACATCGTCGAGATCGCCAAGCCGGTGACGAAGTGGGCGGTGCAGGTCAAGGAGGCCGCGCAGCTGCCGTGGATCTTCCGCGAGGCGTTCCGGATCGCCCGGTCCGGCCGCCCCGGCCCGGTGCTCATCGACCTCCCGATCGACGTCCAGAAGCAGGACATCGAGTGGGACTCTTCGATCGACTCGCCGCTGCCGGTGACGCCCGTGAAGCCCGCGCCCGCGCGGGTCGAGCGGGCCCTCGAAATGCTCCTCCGAGCCGAGCGCCCGCTGATCCTGGCCGGCGGCGGGGTGGTGCTCGGTGAGGCGAGCGAGCAGCTGCGGGCCGCCGCCGAGCGCCTCGACGTCCCGGTGCAGGTGACGCTCATGGGCAAGGGCAGCTTCCCCGAGGACCACGAGCTGTTCGCCGGGATGGCCGGCATCCAGACGTCGCAGCGCTGGGCGAACGCGGCCTTCCTCGAGGCCGACCTGGTGCTCGCGCTGGGCGCCCGGTTCGGCGACCGGCACACCGGCGAACTGTCGGTCTACCGCGGCGAGCGGAAGTTCATCCACGTCGACATCGAGCCCACCCAGCTGGGCAAGGTGTTCGGCCCCGACCTCGGGATCGTGTCGGACACGCGTGAGTTCCTCGACGCGCTGCTGGCCGCGCTGGAGAAGCGCGAGACGCAGCCGCGTCGCGAATGGGTCACCCGGATCGGCGAGCTGAAGGAGGCGCTGCCCCGGCGGGACGACTTCGACAGCCTGCCGATCAAGGCGCCGCGGGTGTTCAAGGAGATCAACGAAACCTTCGGCGAAGACACCTACTTCGTCACCGCGATCGGGCTCTACCAGATCTGGTCGGGCCAGTTCCAGCAGGCGCACAAGCCGCGGCACTACCAGGTGTGCGGCCAGGCCGGCCCGCTCGGCTGGGAGATCCCCGCCGCGATCGGGGTGAAGAAGGCTCGCCCGGAGGCCGAGGTCGTCGGCGTGGTCGGCGACTACTCGTTCCAGTTCCTCGTCGAGGAGCTGGCGGTGGCCGCCCAGTACGACGTCGGGTTCGTGCTCATCATGCTCAACAACGAGTACCTCGGGCTCATCCGCCAGGCCGAGACCGGCTACGAAATGAACTTCGAGGTCGACATCCACTACGACTCGAACGGCACGGACAACGTCAAGATCATGGAGGCCTACGGCTGCTCGGGCACCCGCGTGCACGAGCCGGGTGAGATCCGCACGTCCCTGGAATGGGCGCGCAAGGAAGCCGAGCGCACCAGCCGCCCGGTCCTGGTCGAGATCATGATCGAGCGCGAGGGCAACGCCGCCATGGGTGCCGCCCTCGACTCCGTCAAGGAGTTCGAGCCCGCGTAACCCCCGCGTGACCAAGGCCGCCGTGCGAGACCCGACCTCGTACGGCGGCCTTTCCGCGCGCGCACGACGGCGGTTGTCGGAAAGTACAAACGCGAGCCCGAAATTCACCCTTCTTTCAGGGGTTTTGCCGTGGTCGCGGCCACACCGGAGCGTGTGTACTTCTTGCCGAAGCAGCCCCGAAAGGACGTCCACAGTGGAATTCCTCCGACCCGCCTCGCTGGCCGACGCGCTCGCCGCGAAGGCGGCGACCCCCGGTGCGGTCCCGATCGCCGGTGGCACGGACGTGATGGTCGAGCTCAACTTCGACCACCGCCGCCCGGAGTCGCTCCTCGACCTCGGGCGGGTGCCCGAGCTGCACGAGCACGGCACCGACGGCGGCCGGCTCCGGATCGGCGCGGCCGTGCCCTACGCCCGGATCATCACCGAACTGGGGGCGAAGCTGCCGGGTCTGGCCATGGCCGCGCGGACCGTCGGCTCGCCGCAGATCCGCAACCGCGGCTCGGTGGGCGGCAACCTCGGTGCGGCTTCGCCCGCGGGGGATTCCCACCCGGCGCTGCTGGCGGCGGACGCCGAGGTCGAGATCGCCTCGGTCCGCGGCACCCGGATCGTCGCGGCGAAGGACTTCTACACCGGCGTCAAGCGGAACGTCCTGGAGCCGGACGAGCTGATCACGGCCGTGCTGGTGGCCCCGGCCACCGGGCCGCAGCAGTTCAGCAAGATCGGCACCCGCAACGCCATGGTCATCGCCGTCGCCGCCTTCGGACTGGCCCTGCACCCGTCGGAAAAGCGTGTCGGCACCGGCGTCGGCTCGGCTGCGCCCACGCCCCGCCGGGCCTTCGAGGCCGAGGAGTTCCTGGCCGGCGAGCTGGACTGGGACTCGCCGAAGGCGATCGCCGACTCGGTGAAGCGCCGCTTCGGCGACCTGGTCGCGGCCGCCGCGGCCCCGATCGACGACGTCCGGGGGAGCGCCGCCTACCGCCGCCACGCCCTCGGCGTCATGGCGAGACGGACGCTGACCTGGGCCTGGACCGAATATTGCGGAGGGAGCGCGAAGTGCGCGTGAACGTCACCGTCAACGGCGAATCCCGCCGGGCCGACAACGTCTGGGAAGGCGAGAGCCTCCTCTACGTCCTGCGCGAGCGGCTCGGCCTCCCCGGCTCGAAGAACGCCTGCGAACAGGGCGAATGCGGTTCGTGCACGGTCTACCTCGACGGTGTCCCGGCCTGTTCGTGCCTGGTCGCGGCCGGGCAGGCCGAGGGCCGCGAGGTCGTCACGGTCGAAGGCCTGGCCGACGGGGACGCCCTCGACCCGGTGCAGGAGGCGTTCGTCGAACGCGGCGCCGTCCAGTGCGGCTTCTGCACGCCCGGCCTGCTGGTCGCGGCGCACGACCTGATCGAGCGCGTCCCCGACCCCAGCGACGTCGAGATCCGCGAGGCCCTCGCCGGCAACCTCTGTCGCTGCACCGGCTACGAGAAGATCCTCGACGCCGTCCGCGACGCCGCCGCGAAGAAGGCCGTCCGATGAGCGCCCCGGCCCGCTCCCCGCAGGAGCTGCACGACACCATCGCCGGCGGCATCGGCGAGAGCCCGCTGCGTCCGGACGGCACGCTCAAGGTCCGCGGCGAGTTCGCCTACTCCTCCGACCTGTGGCACGAGGACATGCTGTGGGGCGCCACCCTGCGCAGCCCGCACCCGCACGCCCGGATCGTCCGCATCGACGTCTCCCGCGCGCTGGCCCGGCCGGGTGTGCACGCGGTGCTGACCCACGAGGACGTACCCGGCGAGAACGTCTACGGCCTGAAGTACCAGGACACCCCGGCGCTGGCCGACGGTCTGGTGCGCTACCAGGGCGAACCGGTCGCCATCCTGGCCGCCGACCACCCGGAGATCGCGCGGCAGGCGCTCAAGGAGATCGTCGTCGAGTACGACGTCCTCGAGCCGATCACCGACCCGGAGCGGGCCGCGCACGACGACACGCTGCCGAAGCTGCACCCGGGCGGGAACCTGGTCCGCCACCAGCGGATCGTCAAGGGCGATCCGGCCGCCACCGCGGACGTGGTCGTGTCCGGCGTGTACGAGATCGGCATGCAGGACCAGGCGTTCCTCGGCCCGGAGTCCGGCCTCGCGGTGCCGGCCGAGGACGGCGGCGTCGACCTCTACCTGGCCACCCAGTGGCTGCACGTCGACCAGCGCCAGACGGCGAAGGCCCTGGGCCTGCCCCTGGAGAAGGTCCGGCTGACGCTGTCGGGTGTCGGCGGGGCGTTCGGCGGCCGCGAGGACCTGTCCATGCAGATCCACTCCTGCATGCTGGCCCTGCGCACCGGCCGCCCGGTGAAGATGAGCTACAACCGCCTGGAGTCGTTCTTCGGGCACGTCCACCGCCACCCCGCGAAGATGTACTACGAGCACGGCGCCACCCGCGACGGCAAGCTCGTCTACGTCCGCGCGAAGCTGTACTTCGACGGCGGTGCCTACGCCTCCAAGACGCCGGTCGTGGTCGGCAACGGCACCACGCTCAGCGTGGGCCCCTACGACGTGCCGAACGCGCACATCGAGGGCTGGGGCGTCTACACCAACAACCCGACCTGCGGCGCGATGCGCGGCCTCGGCGCGGTCCAGCCGACCTACGCCTACGAGTCCCAGATGGACAAACTCGCGGCGGCGCTGGGCATGGACCCGGCGGAGCTGCGGATCCGCAACGCCTTGAGCGAAGGGTCCACTGTGGTCACCGGGCAGGTGGTGGATTTCCCGGCCCCGGTCGCCGAGCTGGTCCAGCGGGTCCGCGACCTGCCGCTGCCGCCCGAGCCCACCGGCGACCGCGACATCCGCGAGCTGCCCGGCGGCGCGTCGAACACCACCCACGGCGAAGGTGTCGTCCGCGGGGTCGGTTACGGCGTCAC
Protein-coding sequences here:
- the pucD gene encoding xanthine dehydrogenase subunit D — protein: MSAPARSPQELHDTIAGGIGESPLRPDGTLKVRGEFAYSSDLWHEDMLWGATLRSPHPHARIVRIDVSRALARPGVHAVLTHEDVPGENVYGLKYQDTPALADGLVRYQGEPVAILAADHPEIARQALKEIVVEYDVLEPITDPERAAHDDTLPKLHPGGNLVRHQRIVKGDPAATADVVVSGVYEIGMQDQAFLGPESGLAVPAEDGGVDLYLATQWLHVDQRQTAKALGLPLEKVRLTLSGVGGAFGGREDLSMQIHSCMLALRTGRPVKMSYNRLESFFGHVHRHPAKMYYEHGATRDGKLVYVRAKLYFDGGAYASKTPVVVGNGTTLSVGPYDVPNAHIEGWGVYTNNPTCGAMRGLGAVQPTYAYESQMDKLAAALGMDPAELRIRNALSEGSTVVTGQVVDFPAPVAELVQRVRDLPLPPEPTGDRDIRELPGGASNTTHGEGVVRGVGYGVTIKNISYAEGLDDYSTARVRLEVLGGEPVAMVHTAAAEVGQGLVTLQQQIARTELGVTRVSAHPADTSVGDAGSSSASRQTYVTGGAVRNACRAVAEAVCTRLGVPAEGISLVGGKVVAADGEVVADLAELLGGTAIEETREFHHRPTYPLDPETGQGDAHVQYGFSAHRAVVDVDLELGLVKVVQLDCAQDVGKAMNPDAVVAQIQGGSAQGLGLAVMEEILVEDGKVRNPSFTDYLIPTILDMPPMRVDVLERPDPHAPYGVRGVGEPPTISATPAIANAIRAATGLELPRVPIRPEHITGV